The nucleotide sequence TGCGGAGCCGCGTCCGCACGCGGAAGAATTTCCCGGGATTGACGAGGCCGTGAGGGTCCAGCTCCCGCTTTCGCCGGGCGAGCTCCCGGAGGCGCTCCGCCGGGAACGCGGCACGAACGAACGGCGCGTTCCAGATGCCGATCCCGTACGGCCGGCCGCCGCGCCTCATCCCGGCCCGGGTGAGGAGCTGGACCAGCCCGAGGCGGAGCGTGTAGTCGAGGCCGTGCGACGCGTCGCACGCGAACGCCGCGATGACGACCCCCTCCGGTTCCCGCTCGCCCCGCGTCACCGACATCTCCACGGAGAGTGCGGCCCCGAAGCGCCGCGCGGCGGTCCGGGCCTCGCCGACGAAGCCGGCGACGGCGGAGAGCGGCAGCACGACCTCGCTCGCGAGCAGGCTCGGCCCGAGCCGCTGCGCCTTGAGCGGGAAGAACCTCTCGGACCACAGGTACCGGGCGGCCGTCTCCCCCGCGGGCTCGCCGCCCGCCGGGACCGAGGCGGCCTCGGCCGGGTCGTCGAAGTGGAGGAGCACGGCGTCGCGCTCCTCCACGATCGGCTGGGCGAGGCGGGTGCGGTCGCGGAAGAGCCGGTTCTCCTCGGCCATCCGCTCCCGGTCGTTGACCGCGACGTGGGACGGCCTGCAACCGGAGGCGGCGAGCCGCTCGACGAACTCGAGCGCCGCGGAAAGGCCGTCGAAATAGAGGAGGCGCGGACCGCTGGTCCTCGGGATCTCGCGGACGAGGAGCGCGAGCTCGGTGAAGAGGCCGAGCTGCCCCTCGGTGCCCACGAAGTCTCGGAGCGTTCCGTCCTCGCGGCGGAGCTCGAGCGTCCGGCCGGTGCCGGTCGCGACCCGGGCGGCGAGGAGCGCGTCCACGAGCGCGCCGTAGCGGAAGCTCTCGAGGCCGAGGCCGCCGGTCGCGGCCCAGCCGCCGACGGTCGAGAATCGGCTCGACGGGGTCGTGAGCGGGGCGAGTCCGAACGGTGCGAGCCGCGCGGCGAGATCGGCCCAGCGCACCCCGGGCTCGACCCGCGCGACGCGCGCCACCGGGTCGATCTCGAGGACGCGGGCCATCGTGGAGAAGTCGACGACGATGCCGTTCCGGGTGGGAACGGCCCCGCCGAAGGCCGACGACGAGATCCCCCGAGGGAACACCGCGAGCCGCCGCTCGGACGCGAAGCGCAGGATCTCGACGACGTGCTCCTCGGCGCGAGGCTGCGCGACGAGGAGCGGTGTCGACCGGTGCAGGAGAACTCCGATCGCCCGCGGGACCCGCGCCAGGTCGCGCCGGAGGAGCCGGCGCTCGAACCCGCCGGTCGTCACCCGGCAGCCGTCGCCGAGCCGCCCCCGGAGGTCGGCGGCCAGCGAGGCGACGAGCCGCATCCGCCGCGGCGTGTCCCGGTCGAGAAGATGGAGGGCCAGGAGCCTGAGGCGCGCCCCGGGCGCGCCGAAGACCGCGTAAACGGCGAGGCGGACCGAGCCCCACGGCGTGAGGGCCCTGCCACCCGCCTCGAGCAGGCGCGCCACCGCGCGCGGCGGCTCCACGCCGTCGCGGAGCCTCCGCCGATCCGCCGCCCGATTCGCCCGATCCTTCCAGAATCCCGACCAAGACATCGGTTTCGAGCCCGCCCTCCGGTCCCGTTCGT is from Terriglobia bacterium and encodes:
- a CDS encoding FAD-binding protein; protein product: MEPPRAVARLLEAGGRALTPWGSVRLAVYAVFGAPGARLRLLALHLLDRDTPRRMRLVASLAADLRGRLGDGCRVTTGGFERRLLRRDLARVPRAIGVLLHRSTPLLVAQPRAEEHVVEILRFASERRLAVFPRGISSSAFGGAVPTRNGIVVDFSTMARVLEIDPVARVARVEPGVRWADLAARLAPFGLAPLTTPSSRFSTVGGWAATGGLGLESFRYGALVDALLAARVATGTGRTLELRREDGTLRDFVGTEGQLGLFTELALLVREIPRTSGPRLLYFDGLSAALEFVERLAASGCRPSHVAVNDRERMAEENRLFRDRTRLAQPIVEERDAVLLHFDDPAEAASVPAGGEPAGETAARYLWSERFFPLKAQRLGPSLLASEVVLPLSAVAGFVGEARTAARRFGAALSVEMSVTRGEREPEGVVIAAFACDASHGLDYTLRLGLVQLLTRAGMRRGGRPYGIGIWNAPFVRAAFPAERLRELARRKRELDPHGLVNPGKFFRVRTRLRNVPALLFGPRANAAALALLALASPAVGALGRALSRRRPHAEGWRIPAPEEDGGRRLLVETAKRCTFCGACVSTCPAYLLTREELVTGRAKLQLVETLSRGGAVRAEEAHRPFQCFACGLCEEVCQTRLPLVACYEALERWIAERDGRPDELIAAFAARADAERANFSRAFGLDLPEWPDREAEA